Below is a genomic region from Hoeflea sp. 108.
CTTGTCGCGGAAAAGCCGCACTCGGTCGCCGAACTGACGCGGGCGTTGCCAGTGTCTCAGCCTGCGATCTCGCAGCATCTCAAGGTGTTGCGCGAGGCGCAGCTCGTGCGGGCGGAAGCGCGCGGCGCGAGTAATGTCTACCACCTCGACCGTCATGGGTTGGGATTGATGCGCGCCTGGATCGACCGGATGTGGGGCGATGCCCTCGAGGCTTTCAAACAGGAAATTGATGCGACGAAGGAGCAGAAGGAATGACTATAGCGATCAAACCGACTCCGGTCAGGAAATCAGTGATGGTCGACGCCCCGATCGCCCGCGCGTTCGATGTGTTCACCGCCGGCTTCGGGCGCTGGTGGCCGTCAACCCATTCCATCGGCGGGTCGCCGATCAAGACCTCGATCATCGAGCCGCGATCTGGTGGACGATGGTATGAAATCGGCGAGGATGGCAGCGAGTGCGACTGGGGCGAGGTGTTGGCGTGGGAGCCGCCAGCGCGTGTTCTTCTCGCTTGGCGGATCGGTGCTAATTGGCAGTTTGATCCTGATCTTCTGACCGAAGTCGATGTCCGGTTTACGGCACTGGGAGACAATGCGACCCGCATCGATCTCGAACATCGGCTTCTTGAGAACATGGGTGCGGCGGGCGAAAAAGCGCGCGAAATTTTCGACTCCGAAGGCGGGTGGACCGGCATCCTTGCGGCCTATATGGCCGCGGCGGGATCGCTTTGACCCATTCCCTTCCCCGGTCGGCTCGCACGATGGGCACCGGCGCGTTCGGACAGCGCCGAGCCGCCGGCCTACGCCATGACGAACAACAAGGCTGTCGCCGCTCGTCAGGTCTGCTTGGGGTCGTTTGCCGAACGTCCGCTTTAGCTAAATGTGTTTCGAAAGCGGACCGGCAGATTTCGGCCTCACTTAAGCCGGAAATTGGTCGCTTCCCGAACGACAGCTTTCGGGAAGCGACAGCAGGTCGCGGAACGGCCGAGATGAGGTCGGTTGCCGAATGGCGGGTTATTGCGAGATTTCGCCAAAACCGGACCGACCGCAAACGGCCCCAATCACGCCGAAAATCGGCCTCTGAACGTACGGCAGGTTTCGGTCAGCGGCAGTGCCAATCGGAACGTCCGAATTGAAGGCCGACCGCGGAATGGCCGCTTTCAAGCGGCCTCGTTCGGCCTCTGCTCGTCTCGATCGATAAACGCCAATGCGCCGTCGAAGCACGGCGCAATCTGCGACACACTTTCCAACAGGCCGATACTGGCCATGTCGAAGGCGACGAGCTGATAATATTGGCTTTCGCGCAGATGCCGCGCCGTCAGGCGGCGCGCAGGCTGCCGACGATCAGCTTCACGAACACCGTCCTGGCTTCGGTGTCGGTTACCTTACCTGCCTGCAGTTCGCGCGCGATGGCCTCTGCCGCGCCCAACAGGCCAGTGCAAAGGAGACGAAGCT
It encodes:
- a CDS encoding metalloregulator ArsR/SmtB family transcription factor; the encoded protein is MSYDYAGMVALADPTRRKVFELVAEKPHSVAELTRALPVSQPAISQHLKVLREAQLVRAEARGASNVYHLDRHGLGLMRAWIDRMWGDALEAFKQEIDATKEQKE
- a CDS encoding SRPBCC family protein gives rise to the protein MTIAIKPTPVRKSVMVDAPIARAFDVFTAGFGRWWPSTHSIGGSPIKTSIIEPRSGGRWYEIGEDGSECDWGEVLAWEPPARVLLAWRIGANWQFDPDLLTEVDVRFTALGDNATRIDLEHRLLENMGAAGEKAREIFDSEGGWTGILAAYMAAAGSL